The Dermacentor andersoni chromosome 1, qqDerAnde1_hic_scaffold, whole genome shotgun sequence genomic interval GTGATCCGGATAGTACAAAGTATATGATGATATAGTCACTGGTAGTAAACACGGCAGCCAACGTTACCATGCACCCGCACGTGGAACTGAGACGGCATGCATTAGGACAAATGCGTAGGCGGAGGCCAATCACAGAACCCGGTAATAGCATGTAAGTTACAGGGTGTAATCATGGATGGGGAAATGTTTCTCGTGACTTCCGGAGTAGGGTCCACCTCTTTCTTGGCTGGTCCCATGGAGCTGCGCGCTGAAGCGTGCGAAGGCACGTGCACGTGGATGATGCGCGTAAACGTGCCAACTGTTGCTTGCGCAGTGCTTGGCGACGGAGACCCCGGAAAAATTGGACTGGGTGCCAGCCACCGAAGGAGATGTGCCCATTGGCGCCTTGCAAGGCGGCAGCACATCCGACGGCGAGCAGTTGTTCATCGGCCGCGTACAGAACGGCGACAACGTGCTCGTTGGAAAGGTGCAGCCCAGCCACAAGGTCCTCTACGTAGCGCACGAAGACCAGGAGCTGAAATTCGACGAATACGAGGTCCTAGTCTGCAAGAAGCTCGAGCTGTGCTAGCTCGCTACGTCTGAGCTTCAGCACTGTAAGCAGAGACACAAGCTCGGAAAGAAAGTTGTACCTGCTACCAAGAATATTAATAAACTGTCAAGCAGACTTCGCGAggccttagttttttttttttttttggggggggggggggcggcacacACTTCGTCTGACGACGCTCGCTGACGCGAAGGGCAACATCCTTTGGTACAACCGCCTATAAATTTCAatatctgaaataaaaaaaagatttgaACAACTCAGGCAGAACACATCTTTGTGAAGCGAGAAGGGGGGGGGAGTGATGTCTGTTCATGTAAGCGGAACTTTCTTAGTTTTGTAGAACGGTAACATTGAAACACATCACATGGTATGTACAATGTGCAAGCCTCTGTATTTACAGATTACGACGTGTCTAAATGTATAGGGTCTcgggtcattttttttcttctgttctttgtgtgtgttcttcttttttgttgtgcagCTGTCTGGATCTTCCGACGGGCGCCATTCGCAATTGAGAGAAAGGGTCTTCTGCGGTCTCTTTTATATACGTCTGATGACGTGAACTGAATCTTTCTGATTGGCTAGTAGTTTAGCGAACCTTTTTGCGGCAATATGCGAGACGCAACAGCTCTTGCTACTGTCAAAACACCACGTGCGACGATTTCCGCGCCTTTATATCGCTTGCTACTAAGCGCACACGTAATAAATCACGTGAGTGAAAAAAATAACATGAACTGCACAACCTTTACTGAAGCGCCACAGTAGACTGGGGCTTATTACATATTCATGAGAGTTAAGGGTGCTGTATGTGTGGTCCGAATTAGGCACCATATAAGCGCATACAAGATTATATATATCCGATGGCATGATTTCCATGAGTTGTAGGAACGCGAAGTCTTGACATCAATGTATACTTGCGCAATCGATAGAGGTTAGATCAAAGATACCTTGAAACCACAGAAAAGGGGCTAAGATATGCTTCACTTTAAATGTCGAAATTGGTCATTCTAGAAAACGGAGTAGTCGGCGCTGTTACCCTACAACAGGCATGGGATCGGTACCACTGCTCATGCACTCTAATGGCCCAAGATACCACCACGCCCTTCGTAGTTGAGCATGTAAACTTGCTTGTCTACGAATTCCATTAGTTATTTCCTTGCCCTATGCGCCCAGTCGTATTCACCACCAAAGAATTGTAAGTGCCTCTCTCTATTGTATACGTTTCTCCTATCGAGCTCTATCTCGTGCGTTTTGTATTGTatgtaaaagcaaaaaaagaaaaaaaaatctaccgtCTGTTGAGAGTACATTCTTTCTTTAGGCCATCAATTCGTCATACAATAAATGCCGAAAAATAGTCAGAAGAATTAAGGATCAATTGTAGGACACCCGTGAGATCTCTGAAATGCTAGTGCTTAATTTCAAATACAGTGGATGGCGATGGGTACAAAGAAGTGAGGAAGAAAAGTGACTAGAAATCAAGTGACGCCGATGTAGACGATGACAGCAATTAACATGTGGCATGGGAATGGACATTCGATGAATGATTCTGTCATGCAATATGCTTTACGACTGGAATTGAAAGCCGTTGAAAGGAAGGAAAGACAATTATTTTTATATTGCCAACATTTCTTTCGCCGCGGGTTTAAATCCGAAGAAACTGTTTATTCTCCGTTTCTTGGCAATCAGCCTAGAATAGAGGCGCACCTAGACTGGAATAATCATCGTCAATCATCGTCACCTAGACTGGAATAATCGTCAATGTCATTGACGGAACGCGTACGTACTGTTCATCACGCCTCGATATCTCGGTAGTCTCGGTAATGTAGCGTGCCAGTTTCTCAGTAGTCAGATTTAAACTTGTGCTGCGTGCGGATTCTGTGCTGCTGCCGCAATGGCGACGATGGAGTTCGAGGTTCGCGTTGGCAGTCTTATGCAGATTGTAAGCGTGCTGACGATATCGGCCGTTTACTGCGTTGTTGGGGCTGAGAAAGCATACTATCGGATATTACAGTTCGAGTCTATTATTGCACATACCAAAGTCAGTAGTTTATTAACGTGAACAAACCTAGGGTCTGCTGACGTACAGACAACAAgaaatcaagcaaaaaaaaaaaaaacgccaagcGCAAATAATACGCCTAAAAAACGAGGGAGAATGTGGACAAATACAGGAAGCACTTTGCATAACATGATAAACAACACAGATAGAATAAATATAAAAGCACAACTACGAATAATAACAGTTTACATCCAACAAAACACCAGGGTTAAGTTCTGAACAGAACGAAGGACCAAAATAGCTGAACAGTGTGGGGAAATGACTAACATACAATAATGTGAAGCTCAGGAAAGAACAATGACTGAATAAAGAAGAAAATGTATCTAGGTCCCCAAAATAAGTGTTATAAAGATTGTATTCAATGCACAGTTGAGTGTTCGCTATGGTAGGCAAGAACGTGGAAAGGTCTATGCTCCCTGGTAATTTCACGTGGAATTCGAAGCACGATGCAACAAAGAGGTTTGCGGTAGGTGAGGATATACCATGAAGCTTGATCGGAAACAGAAGGTAAGCGCGATCACGTCGGCAACAAGGTCATCGTAGTGACGATAATGTAACACTGCTAGAGCAAGGTCCATGGCCGATATGAGCAAAGCAATGATGTTAAATGCTTGTAAACGTTTTAGGGACCCGTTCTGTGATGTCACTGTTGGATTTACAGCTGCCATCCCAGATGAACGATGCATATTAAAGTTGAGGAAGACAGATTGCTGTGTACAACTTGAATGTGTTGGAAAATTGAAGTATACTGATAGACTACAAACACAACCGAGGTATCGCCGACCCCGCATCGCCACACGTTCAGTGCGAGAAGAAAAGTGGACGCTTGTGTCAAATATCACCGAGATAATTGATCTCGAAGATCGGGACAACGCAACAGAATCCTCAGAATAAAGTGAACAGAACTTTTGCTGTTTTGTAAGTGAACGTCACAACTTTGGTCTTAGCGGAATTCAAGGTTAGGACATTCTCTCTACACcgttcagaaaaagaaaacaagtcggAGTGCAGGATACGGCAGTCATCAACAGCGTGAATTTGATTTAAAAAGTTTGATGTCACTTGCAAACAAAGAGTAACATCATTTCGGAATAGCGGATGCAGACATAAAAACGATAACTGAAGGAAGGAACGAAACAGCTGCCTCGCAACGCAACTTCCACCAGGAGGGGCACAATATTTACCTGTTCAAGAAGAAAAATGTACATAGAAAAGGGATATTGGTTggagaagaagagagagaataaaaataaaaggggATCTTAATAAAAATATAAGAACAAAATACGCAAATCCTGGAGAACACGAGAACGACACTTGTCTGCGTTACACACAGGAATGCGGCAGTCAACCGCCTTGCAAGTGATCCCGAAAATCGCACAAAATTAGACCACTTCAGTGGTGACTACAGTAGGTTGTCCAAATGTGTCGCCTTCAGAAATGATAGCAGGGCTCTGTGAGCTTGGCCACGTCCAAACGCACGACCAGTGGGAAAGAGAATGTCGTCCAGTGTAGCACAGGGAAGCCCAGTAAGCAGTAGAACTCATAAACCTGCATCACTGTGCGCATTATGTGAGGGAACGCCCAGGCTAAACGTCTCTGCGGCTCCGAAAAAACACCACGTGATACGCTCGTATATCGTCATTGTCAGTGGAACCACTCGGCCACCACAGCATACGCTATGCAAAGCTTAAGTAGCAAAAAACAAGCTGAGCAGCGCCCACGAACTCGCGGAGGAAGTTATTTGGTGGCTGAGATTCAGTGGGTCAGAGAAAGTGGCAGCGGATTAGCATCACGGAGATGGCAGGTCACCTCTGGACAAGTGTTGTGCTCATGAACCCCAGCCTCTTCCTTTCCGGGAACACCCACATGCGAGGGTATATCCTTTCACTGAATAAGGAGGCCCCGCGAGATGCAATCACACAAGCGATGGAGGAAATGCGACACATTAAAGGCCGGCTGTTGTCGGGCTGCTGTAGGTGACTAAGAGCGACCTGGGAGTCATTCGGGAGAACAACCCTTCAACCCGTATTTTAACGCTATGTCTATGATATACGTCTATGACGCAACTAAGCTGTTATTGATGCACATGTTAtatggaggacacctcgtgtcgaTGTTCCGGGGAAGCACACGGCGAATACGCCTTCATCGTTGTTAGGAATTTATACATCTGTGTACGTATACACCTGACCACAGTATTATGCAGCTAGGTAAAAAGGGCTTAGCTAACACAGACAGAATCTGTACAGAAAGTCGCAGTGATTTGTGGAGACTAGGGATAGAGAGGCGTACGGGAAACTGAACTACATTCACTTACATCCTTAGCGTGAGGTGTCATGCCCAAGAATGCTACAGAACATTGCTGCCATTTTTGCTGTGCCATCGAGGTGTGCAAGGAGGTCTTGTCCATCCGGTGACTGGCGAAGGCGCTTGAAGTTGCTCAGTTCTCGTTCATTTTCATGTAGATTGAAGAGAACAAGCTATAATTCCGCGAGCAGGTGGGTAGAGTGGTAATGGTGCTCAGAAGGTAATGCAATAGTCGCGTTACAGCTGAAACGTCAAGCAAAGTGTCGCGTTAAGCAGTGGTAAAGCATACAGAATACTGGAAACCTGAAGGATATGCAGGGCTTGATCTCACCCAGCTCGAGCAGCCATGATCATATATACCTTGGCCACGGTCATAACAAATTTTAGAGTTGATTGCCTCATTTTGTCTTAGAGACATTACAGCAGGCTTCGAAGAAATACGACCGTCAATCATGACACTTTAGAAACGATGTTGTAGCACCAAATTTCTAGCTATCTCCTCGAGGCACAAGTGGTTCATATTGCGACCGACACGTTATCGCGAATGGCAAGCTATGGTTGCCGACTTGTCCGGTGTAATATCCAGGCCAAGTTCACTGAGATGATCAGCTGTTACATCAAGTGTTCGCTGCTGTGTTGCACGGGCACGCGGACGGCAATTTGATGGGCAGTTAACCCATAATGCATTATCATTTGCATATAACGCGACAAGAAACTCAGTTCTGAAGCAGTCAGCTAGGGAGAGGAGCAAGCGCACATATTAGAAGGGGTGACAAAACAAACCACAGTACATGCTACTAATCATACTACGGACTCGTACTTTCCGTACGTAGTTCTTCAGGAACTGAAAGGTGACCTCCTACTTCGGCGCTTATAAGGGTCGAAAAAAATCACTGCTTTCGGGAAAGAATCTAACTCTTGTCAGACGTCTATCAAGAACAAGCACGTAGGCAGAGTACTTATTTGCTCGAGCGAGTTTGAGTGACGATGCAAAATGTGCAATGCTGGACACGACATCGACGGAAACCGCTCATTATTCGGTCACAGGATGAAGTAGAAtaattgaataataataataaagcaacaATATAGAATATATTGTAACGCCAAGAGACCAGATAAAATGAAACGCGTTATTGAGTCTGCATTATTACGATTTATTTACCCTCAGTACATAACAAGCCAGTATTAACGTGTTTGAGTATGAATAACACAATTAAAGAAAAGGTCAGTTGATTAATGTTGATACTTAGAACAAAACAAGCCAGCTTGTCTTGTGGCATGACAACTATATCCCACATTTCCGATCTTTACCGTGCTTCTATATACTTCCTGGCATAGTGGTTCGCAGCTGCGACTTCCTGGCGTCTACCAACGACTACTTCGAGCGAAAATGAGGGTTTCTGAGTGGCACCTTTCACAGCCGCCGTGGGCCTATCACGTAAGAACCTTCGTGCAGGAGGAGACAAGCCGCACGACATATTTATTCACAGTATACTCGGTGCGGCAACTAGCGATATTAAGTAGGAGACACACCATGTCACCGAAAACATTAATTCCTGACAGTTTTGCAGCGAGTGTTATTACAAGGATTCATGAGCGGCGTCCGCGACGACTACACCATGTTGTCTAAGAAATTCTGTGACATCATTCTCTATTTTGATTAAAAAAGAAGCCAAGCTTGGAGTTGTAGGTTCCTCGCATGGGCAAACGTGGGCTAAAATAAATGCACAGAACAAGAAAAATTTCCTTGCTGCAAGCTGCGCATTCTCTGTGCTTCACAAAAAATATCATGCAGTTTGAGCCTGATACACTATTAACCAAAATTGAAGACATGGGAGTGCGTGGCCGATACCACGATCAGCGCAATCTGATGGGCATGTTCAGTTCAGACGATTGGTGCGAGGTTGCATGTCCGATTGCAAATATTTAGGCGGCAGTTTGCTGCATACTTGATTTtctgttctggttaacctccctatttCTCTCATTTCTTTCGCGCATCTTTTCTTTCGCCCCCCCACCGCCGGAGCGCAACTTACGCAagttgccgccgccgccgctgtttCTGTTGCATGCTATCGGTCCGAGGCAACCCGCAGAGGCGCATGCCACCAAGCTTAGGTTTGCGGGTGATTAAAACGAAATCTGTCAAACTTTAGCTTATAATTGGAGTGAGGGCTTTGCCGAGTTTGTTgctcgaatgtttttttttttggttttgtatCATAACATTGAACGGTGAATGCCATACTCAAATGATCGCATTATGCGAGAccaggggcactataacgtaaaactactccaatatgtttttatctCCTGACgtccaaatttgcgtaaccgccgacgcaggcatcgggtggtgacccccagggttgtctgaagaaacCAGTCACATTCTCTCCTCATTTATAAgcgctcacttttgtttgctttaaaaacaaacaagattgcctacactgagcggcgtgtattatctaattggctggaaagaggcgaggagcacactcaagtggagaggatttCGATatggccgagccagtgcactgaaaatcgataaccggattaacagggtggggccggcgtctgcgattggtccgctttcccttacttagcttgcggtggctggtcgaaaatcatggCGGCATGCAATCGAAGCTTAAGAAtactgctaaaacggatcctcagcaaacaaGAGTTCGCAGAgagaggtcgtaaacgtgccgaaagtgcttgaaaacgttacacagccacgcaaaaagttttattgtacgcacataaacccatgctctccggcaagtgcgagtagccagtgcctgagcgatcggcggcggccATCTTTTATCCCTTTCGGACCGGAACAGCCTGTGGCTATTCtgaagaaaaaattcagttttgtttggcatattaatgcttctttaccgcgtatacgtcactttgacgcggtgagctttcgcggttttgtggcgtcgcgtgacaggcaggtgaagtgggtgcagccctcaacttttgaccaatagccgaggtctaatggcgaaaaggcgtcgaatcgaAAAGaacgatttttcttttgttcggttatCGCCTTTGGGCGATAACACGCAACACGAACAGTTGAGGTTGGGCGACACCAGTGGCAGCGCCGGCGGCCGTGTGGTGTGCAGAAAACTGTGGACGAACACATCGCCAGCGGGATATACATCCTCGCAGCAATTGCCTCAACTGAAAGTGCCGAGCATGTTGCGCTGATTGTACTAAAAACCACGAACTTCATGGTTTAGCCGTTCGCCTTTTAATTTTGGTCGATAGCAGCAAGTGCTTTGCAAGCGGAACGGTGAGAACGCTACGTTTCGCAACCGTCCCGACGCCCACGACACATTTAGTTCGACGTACGCAAAAGTTACCATGTGAACAAGTTGCAAATACCCGGCTCCTAATTCTACACATGTCTCAACGCTGCGCTGTGAACACTGTTTGGTAGATAGTTCTTTGATCTCTAGAGCTCCTAGGGGAGCCTCAACTCCCCTGTGTGGGGCTGGCCAAGACAAGTACCCAGTACGATGAGTAGTCAGGGTTAGGCGATCGCCATTACCTGTAATTAAGGCCGCATAACCTGGGGAGTGAACATTATACTTTAACCAAGCTAGACCAGGACGAGCAGCAGTTGGAAGCAATCGGCCACGCCTTGCGAAACCATTCACATACTATACGCAGTGCACGCAACGCAAACGTCAACTCTCGCGCACGTATGCAACACGTCGATAATATCTTGGTCTGAGTATTCGCAATTCACATCTTCAAGAGCTCCACGTATGCAAATCCCCCACGTGTCTGGAAGTAAAAGCTGCCTATTCTGACAAGAATCACGGAGAAAACTTGAGCAAATACCCTCCGATCAAGCTTTCGTGTGATAGCTCCGTGGCCACTGTTCAGCGCTTGAGCTGATTCCGTGCGCACCTGTGCATGGTCCTGGGCTGAACCGACCGCCTATAATTGGCACCCTCTGGGCACCCGACTCCTCCTTAGTTTCGGCCCGTATACCAATGTATCTTCGTGCTCGACGGGCCACCTACAAAACGCAACTTTGGCTTGGCAGTGATGCACATTAAGTTCGTTATTTTCCCAATGTGCGGTAGTTTGCTGCAAGTGATGGAGTTCGAAACACCCCCTGCGGATCTTTTCGCTATCACTGTCACTATTACGTCCTTGAGTGAAACTGTCAATTTTCTGTGGGTCTCTTGAATTTTGAGAGCGATTTGACATTATAGGGGGACTGTGTTCCCGCTTATAACGGCGTTGTTgttttttgttcatttatttgcAATATCATTGTTATCACACATTCTCTTATTAAATTGTGATcttattatttatattatttgcATGTTATTTCATCacccttttttcttttattcatctGCTGTCAAGACGCTCATTTCCTCCCCTCACCTCACCTCACACTCGCAATTGTTTTGCGACCATGGAACACCAACAAGAACTAGGGAGTTTAGTGCAGAGAGCCATCGACCTAATAAGTTTCCGGATGCAACAAGGCGAAACAATGAAATGGgagcctggggcgctataacgtaaaactattccaaacttttctattccaattctctgcaatcagcccaccgcgattggtcaaaaactttttcggccacccccacttcacctgtctgacacgcgacgtcacgaaaacagcgatagctccccatctgatatcacgtgtacacactgattatgcataatttgaccgaacaaatcaaagatagttatttctgattcgacacctttttgccattagccctcggctattggtcaaaagctttcgcgctgcaccctcttcacctgcctctcacgcgacgtcacgaaaccgcaaaaacttaccgcgtcaaagtgacgcgtacgcggtaaagattcattaatatgccgaacaaaactgaattttcttctgaatagccgcaggctgccccgttccgaaaggaataaaagatggctgccgccgatcgctccagcactggctactcgcccctgccagAGAGcaggggtttatttgcgtgtaataaacctttttgcgtgggtatgtaacgttttcgagaactttcggcacgtttacgacctcgttctgccaactcttctttgctgaggatccgttttagcgtcattcttaagcttccgttgcatgccgccgcgattgtcgacgagtcaccgcaagctaagtaagagaaagcggaccaatcgcagactccggaaccaccctcttcatccggttattgatattcagggcagtggctcggccccatcgaatccctttccacttgagctcagtgcaggtaatgttattcgtttttcgatcaaacaaaagtgacctcctatgaaggagtgccatatttcgtgtcgctatccTCCCTTTTTATGCAAAtatgtttcctttgccaagtaacaaggagtagccggtgccaccagaaaggcgccaacctctcctaatattcatttcaataaaaaaaaagggggggggggagcatttgattggtttgatcAGAAAACCCTGccggtgaccgcccgatgcttgcgtcggcggttaggcaaatttgacatcaggagattggaataaaaacatattggaatacttttacaTTATATGGCCCCTGGAGTCTGGAGGACTAGCGAATAATTGGTTACACCATCTTCAGCTGTATAGAcgacagcaattttttttcctatCTTAGGATTGTCTGCTAAGAAAAATTCGACTAGTTTGAACTGTATTGAACTGAGTGAGAATGAGGAAGTATTTAAGATAAGTTGTACATTGCTATGCAGGTGTGCATTCAAATTATATAAATATACCTGTGTTCATTCCTATTACTGAACTACGTGAACACTGAAGTTATTTTCATTTCAGTTATTTTGCGTGttctttacttctttttcttgGAGGCGCGATTCACTCTGAAACCTAATAAGAATTTCGTTAAATATTATGCGCAAATTGTTGGGCTTTTCGTAGTTTTAAGGGACGCATGTGGCATTATTTCACCAATTGAGTTATTTCGTTGCCTTATTTCTTTCCCCTCATCTTCGCGCTCCATCTCGTTGCATGATTGCAAACGCGCTCATCCCGGCCTGCCGCGGTGCACGTGTCTCTCGTGACACGTCACTATTGAGGAATTCGCTTTGTTCCTTTCTTATTCAACCATATGCTTGTGAACGTGTTGCCCTCATCCTTAGAGCCTAACAAACAAATCCAGCAATGACGGCATTGATATTCAACGACGGCCTAGCGCGCATCGGGATGCCATAAGAACAGCGCGAAGAACATTCAAAGCGGAACGGGGGCGTTCCAGAGCCCCTTTAAGGACTTCCTGGCCTTAATGTTCACGATGCGACTCTGAGCGACATGCAACTGATACAGCAGTCAAAACCAAACGACGTTGCCGTCGTGTCCCGTTGATCTTGGGAGCCAAAAAGTAAGGGGAACACGACAGAACGCGTCGGACGGAGTACAGGCTTCCGCATCAGAGccaatatttgcaaaagaagcctcaaGTAACACTGGCAGTCACGTGGCCCCCACTTCCTTTTGCCTGTGTTCTACACGGGTCGTTCTATTTACTTGGTCGCGCTGTAATTCGTGGTGACTAAAACAGCGGGGGTTGTTGTTTCGAAAGGCTGCTGCCGCATGCTTGTGAATCAGAGGGAGCATCCACTTCTCGTCGCTGACTCATCTCAGCCAGAATCAGGCACCCGGGAGTACCATGCGCGCTTCTGGAACAGTGCCACCGCTAAGGCGACGTCGGCAAGACTATACGCGGCCTGAGCGGGGGGCGAAAAATAATGCAGACGAGGAAGATCGCGCGCAGCCGTTGACAACCGCTGGGGCCGTCACAGGCGGCGCACTGCACAAAGCCCTTACGGACACGGCGAGAACGAAAAGCGCCACACGGATCTCCTCGGAGCACAGGAAGTGCAACAACCACAAGAAGCAAGCGTATACGGGTGCAGAGACATTCGTGACAAACGACGGCTTCTCTGCATTAATATGGGAAAGGCGGTGGTGTCGCAAGGACAGCGCCTTCCCTATACACGCTGTTATATCAGAAACGGGGAGGCTCCCTTTCGGAGCTGCGCGGTGCCCTTAATGGCGTACGCTGGCGCTACTCAACGTCAGCATCAGGCCTCCTCAACCGAATAAAGCCAGGGCGTAATTAAGCGCGCGTGCTCCTAGGCTTCCCTTCGCTGGTATAACTCCCGGCTGCTTAAAAGAACACTAGGCAAGGACATTGCTGAAGAAACAAGAAACTAGTGCGCTCGTTTCACTTCCGGTGCAGTACGCACGCTCAGTAAAGGCGGGACAATCGTTTCAGAGGCTGTCATCGAGCGCGTCAGCAAGCGGCTGGGCCCGTGATCCGAGGACTCTGGCTCGACACATAAACATAGGCTTGGACAAGTCCCGAGTGTTGTGGATGGGGGCAATTAAATTGCATGAAAAAAGCTGCGATGCCctgttaagaaaagaaaaagagaaaacgcaCAATGTCCATCCACACAAAATagcaggggaggtattctgtaggagtccacctagtggactgtccatctCGTTCGgcagctgctgattggctggggccgctcgtctgctcctcgctcgtacagctgcatccaatcagcagcgacTAGGTCGACTCCTAcggaataccccccccccccctccccccccagctGCTAGAATACTCTAAAATCTGTTTAGTTCCTCAGACACTTCCACATGACTCAGCGTATTAGTTACATAAGCCAATTGGTACATGCTAATAAACAGATAAATAAAGGATAATGAAAATGTTTGATAACAGCCTATAAAGGGGAAAACAATATT includes:
- the LOC126547373 gene encoding uncharacterized protein, which translates into the protein MATNYDVTKYQPCFEWVTCFQNRLPYHALSAGELNGQKVYVARAVHEGDTLIGWAQPGVACCYVSWAGEAHPHEEYQCLATETPEKLDWVPATEGDVPIGALQGGSTSDGEQLFIGRVQNGDNVLVGKVQPSHKVLYVAHEDQELKFDEYEVLVCKKLELC